The Methanothrix soehngenii GP6 genome has a window encoding:
- a CDS encoding type II toxin-antitoxin system HicB family antitoxin: MEFNIIIEKDDEGIYVAECPDLKGCLSEGEGLEDALENINEAIIGCLKSRLKDAARRLKIA; encoded by the coding sequence ATGGAATTCAACATTATCATAGAGAAGGACGATGAAGGCATATATGTTGCCGAGTGTCCAGACCTTAAAGGATGCCTTTCTGAAGGAGAGGGCCTTGAGGATGCTCTGGAAAACATAAACGAGGCAATAATTGGGTGCCTGAAATCCCGGCTCAAGGACGCAGCGAGGCGGCTTAAGATAGCATAA
- a CDS encoding transposase, producing the protein MTEQVLTVRCKLSPTDSQAEEMEDTLKAFADACNWINQNTPAKLRNKVRIQGIVYQDVRAKFGLSANLAIRAINRVASNRKTAMKDHSSVKNFEPTSEGFDLAPIRRALNSCVNIFNLYGCF; encoded by the coding sequence ATGACTGAGCAGGTGTTAACCGTCCGATGCAAGTTAAGTCCAACAGACTCCCAGGCCGAAGAGATGGAGGATACTCTGAAAGCCTTTGCGGATGCCTGCAATTGGATAAACCAGAATACGCCTGCTAAGCTTAGAAATAAGGTCCGTATTCAGGGCATTGTATACCAAGATGTTCGAGCTAAGTTTGGTCTTTCTGCCAATCTGGCAATCAGGGCTATCAATCGCGTTGCATCTAACCGTAAGACTGCCATGAAGGATCATTCATCAGTTAAGAACTTTGAACCAACCAGTGAGGGTTTCGATTTAGCACCAATTAGAAGAGCTTTAAATTCCTGCGTTAATATTTTCAATCTTTATGGTTGTTTTTAG
- a CDS encoding CoA-binding protein, which produces MAILRDDKDLKDALTSCRTICVVGISPDPYKPSYFVSEVLKRHGFKLYLVNPNCAGQTILGEKVLASIQDVPEDIDIVDVFRRPSAVPALAEEAKKKGFGVFWMQPGTESPEAIKRLDREGFRVVAGRCAKIESNRLL; this is translated from the coding sequence ATGGCCATACTAAGAGATGACAAAGACCTGAAAGATGCCCTCACCAGCTGCCGCACCATCTGTGTAGTCGGCATCTCTCCTGACCCATACAAGCCCAGCTACTTCGTATCCGAGGTCCTGAAAAGGCACGGCTTCAAGCTCTATCTGGTGAACCCCAACTGCGCCGGCCAGACCATCCTGGGCGAGAAGGTCTTAGCCTCCATCCAGGACGTCCCGGAAGATATCGATATCGTCGATGTCTTCCGTCGGCCCTCTGCCGTCCCCGCACTGGCCGAGGAGGCGAAGAAGAAGGGCTTTGGGGTATTCTGGATGCAGCCGGGAACAGAGAGCCCAGAGGCCATAAAGCGGCTGGATCGGGAGGGATTCCGGGTGGTTGCGGGAAGGTGCGCAAAAATAGAGTCTAACAGACTACTTTGA
- a CDS encoding tetratricopeptide repeat protein: MPDNKSRFDQRGQKVIGQQINVAGDATLPPPPLVLVPHLPAPPRDFTGRDEELKDLLADFDRGATITGLRGMGGIGKTALAYELAEKLARRYPDGQILVELRGTGPEPMTPAEAMAKVVRIYYPEAKLPGSEAELARIYHSLLHDLRVLMLLDNAFNDRQVRPLLPPAGCGVIVTSRRKFTLPGLVPMDLDVLPEDKAVELLLRLWNPEASPSTEQLKDKDLSRIACLCGYLPLALRAAGSLLANSPDLSPAQLARDLRDERTRLKRIGKEGVDLDVESSFGLSYSRLTEETARVFLLLSVFPAGFDAAAEEVVCRDEGHRHLRELMRWSLVEYQSLGVEYGRYHLHDIVRIYAASCLQAGEMGEAEERHAEHYWRVLSASNEQYKQGGENLLAGLALFDRERANILAGWSWAERNLKDSRAADSLCSSYPGAGAYVLNLRLHPQEQIRWLETAADAAKQMQDRGAEGAHFGNIGLAYADRGETGKAIVYYQQALTITREIGNRQDEGAILGNLGRAYANLGEPRKAIEHHDQALTIFKEIGDRRDEGTTLCNIGIAYAALGKIHNAIEYFEQAFAIAREIEERRNEGICLGCLGQANINLGEIRKAIDHYQQALAIAREIGDRRSEGNSLGSLGTAYKNLGEPHKAIEHYDQARTIFREIGDWRGEGNSIWNMSLVLNGLGNRAEAVKLAGEALAIYEQIKSPIAERVRLQLAEWQR, from the coding sequence ATGCCAGATAATAAATCCCGTTTCGACCAGCGTGGCCAGAAGGTGATCGGCCAGCAGATCAATGTGGCAGGGGACGCTACTCTCCCGCCTCCTCCTCTGGTCCTCGTCCCTCACCTGCCCGCTCCACCAAGGGACTTCACCGGCCGGGACGAGGAGCTAAAAGACCTTCTGGCAGACTTTGATCGGGGAGCCACCATCACCGGCCTGCGTGGCATGGGAGGCATCGGCAAGACGGCTCTAGCTTACGAATTAGCCGAGAAGCTTGCCAGGCGCTATCCTGACGGCCAGATCCTGGTCGAGCTGAGGGGCACGGGCCCGGAGCCCATGACCCCAGCCGAGGCCATGGCCAAGGTTGTGAGGATCTATTATCCGGAGGCTAAGCTGCCAGGGAGCGAGGCGGAGTTGGCCAGGATCTACCACTCTCTCCTTCACGACTTGCGTGTGTTGATGCTGTTGGACAATGCCTTTAACGACCGACAGGTGCGTCCTCTTTTGCCGCCAGCGGGCTGCGGAGTGATTGTAACCTCCCGCCGCAAGTTCACCCTCCCCGGTCTGGTGCCAATGGACCTGGATGTCCTGCCGGAGGATAAGGCGGTGGAGCTTCTGCTGAGATTATGGAATCCCGAGGCATCGCCATCCACAGAACAACTTAAAGACAAAGATCTGAGCAGAATTGCATGCCTCTGCGGCTACCTGCCTCTAGCGCTGAGGGCAGCGGGAAGCTTGCTGGCCAACAGCCCTGACCTGAGCCCGGCTCAGCTAGCCCGAGATCTGCGGGACGAGCGCACCCGGCTGAAGCGCATCGGCAAGGAGGGCGTGGACCTGGATGTTGAATCCAGCTTCGGCCTGAGCTACAGCCGTCTGACTGAAGAGACCGCCCGCGTTTTTCTCCTGCTCTCCGTCTTCCCTGCGGGCTTCGATGCCGCTGCAGAAGAGGTGGTCTGCCGGGACGAGGGTCACCGGCACCTGAGAGAGCTGATGCGCTGGAGCCTGGTTGAGTACCAATCACTGGGCGTAGAGTACGGGAGATATCACCTGCATGACATAGTGCGAATCTATGCCGCCTCCTGCTTGCAAGCCGGGGAGATGGGGGAGGCGGAAGAGCGCCATGCTGAACACTACTGGAGAGTACTCTCTGCTTCCAATGAGCAATACAAGCAGGGTGGGGAGAACCTCCTAGCAGGTCTGGCGCTTTTCGATCGGGAACGAGCCAACATCCTGGCAGGATGGAGCTGGGCGGAGAGGAACCTTAAGGATAGCCGTGCTGCCGACTCGCTCTGCAGCTCCTACCCAGGTGCAGGAGCATATGTGCTGAATCTGCGCCTGCATCCTCAGGAACAAATTCGTTGGCTGGAGACGGCCGCTGATGCGGCAAAACAAATGCAGGATCGAGGCGCTGAGGGCGCACACTTTGGTAACATAGGCTTGGCTTATGCCGACCGAGGCGAGACGGGAAAAGCCATCGTCTACTACCAGCAGGCCCTGACCATCACCAGGGAGATAGGGAACCGACAGGACGAAGGTGCTATACTAGGCAACCTGGGACGGGCCTACGCCAATCTAGGAGAGCCGCGTAAAGCTATCGAACATCACGATCAGGCACTGACCATATTTAAAGAGATAGGGGACCGGCGGGACGAAGGTACTACGTTGTGCAATATAGGCATTGCCTATGCCGCCTTGGGCAAAATCCACAATGCCATAGAGTACTTCGAGCAGGCTTTCGCCATTGCTAGGGAGATTGAGGAACGAAGGAATGAAGGAATATGCCTAGGCTGCCTGGGCCAAGCCAATATCAATCTAGGCGAGATCCGAAAAGCCATCGACCACTACCAACAGGCTCTTGCCATTGCCAGGGAGATCGGAGATCGACGGAGCGAAGGAAATTCATTGGGCAGCCTGGGCACAGCTTATAAAAATTTAGGGGAACCGCACAAAGCCATCGAGCACTACGATCAGGCTCGGACCATTTTTAGAGAGATCGGGGATTGGAGGGGCGAAGGAAACTCCATCTGGAACATGAGCTTGGTCCTGAATGGCCTAGGGAATCGAGCCGAGGCCGTGAAGCTAGCAGGAGAGGCGTTGGCCATCTACGAGCAGATCAAGAGCCCGATTGCGGAGCGTGTGCGGCTGCAACTCGCGGAGTGGCAGAGGTAG
- a CDS encoding B12-binding domain-containing radical SAM protein, which translates to MKVLLINPPGWVGDRIPLGYDLVPSVPLGLGYLASTMESEGITAKIVDMDWGGFSKEELVDMISKFDPDIIGITSFTSNYANAVDIAKAAKSHNPNIKIVFGGVHATFIHRDVLHTIPEVDIVVRYEGERAICEICDALDRGRKLENVKGISFRHDNRVFSTPLRHRIENLDSIPFPAFHLLEPSIEHYIGEGKEKGFPIITTRGCPFNCIFCSTAALHGRKYRTRSANNVLDEMEFVQDKYKINVISFADDNFTMKRNRVIELCRGIKERHLDFEWGCSARVDLLSKDLLEVMNSSGCKNIFFGIESASQRVLDTVKKGFSIEKAKEMVKLTEKMGIKTHCSFILGLPNETVESIDEMIRFVEETMPSGRVLPNVLEILPGTELWDKESEYFGNTPSIPAADIIRVQLELFYKFFEISSKGRELLTIEPPDIEIIGGSTAFAQTQM; encoded by the coding sequence TTGAAGGTACTGCTCATTAATCCCCCTGGTTGGGTTGGAGATAGAATCCCGTTAGGTTACGATCTAGTGCCATCGGTGCCTTTGGGTTTGGGCTACCTTGCATCAACTATGGAATCTGAAGGCATAACTGCTAAGATCGTTGACATGGATTGGGGTGGTTTTTCCAAAGAGGAATTAGTCGATATGATATCGAAATTCGATCCTGATATCATAGGAATAACATCCTTCACCTCCAATTATGCAAATGCTGTGGACATTGCCAAAGCAGCAAAATCGCACAATCCTAATATCAAAATAGTATTCGGTGGCGTACATGCTACATTCATCCATCGAGATGTGTTGCACACGATTCCTGAAGTGGACATAGTTGTTCGATATGAAGGAGAGCGAGCGATATGCGAAATCTGTGATGCTCTGGATAGGGGAAGAAAGCTAGAAAATGTCAAAGGAATCAGCTTTCGCCATGATAATCGGGTATTTTCCACACCACTTAGGCATAGGATAGAGAATCTTGATAGCATACCATTCCCCGCTTTTCATCTATTGGAGCCCTCGATTGAGCATTACATAGGGGAGGGAAAAGAGAAGGGCTTTCCCATAATAACTACTCGAGGATGCCCCTTCAATTGCATATTTTGTTCCACAGCAGCACTTCACGGTCGCAAATACCGTACAAGAAGCGCAAATAATGTCTTAGATGAGATGGAATTTGTACAAGATAAATACAAAATAAATGTAATCAGCTTTGCAGATGATAATTTCACCATGAAACGAAATAGAGTTATCGAACTATGCAGAGGCATTAAAGAAAGACATCTCGATTTTGAATGGGGTTGCAGCGCCAGGGTGGACTTATTATCAAAGGATTTATTGGAGGTGATGAATTCCTCTGGCTGCAAAAATATATTTTTCGGTATAGAATCCGCATCTCAAAGGGTACTTGATACGGTTAAGAAGGGCTTTAGCATTGAGAAAGCAAAGGAGATGGTAAAGCTCACTGAGAAAATGGGAATAAAAACACATTGTTCATTTATCCTAGGCTTGCCGAACGAGACCGTGGAATCGATAGACGAGATGATCAGATTTGTTGAAGAGACTATGCCATCGGGAAGAGTGCTTCCTAACGTTTTGGAAATACTTCCCGGCACCGAGCTATGGGATAAAGAGAGCGAATATTTTGGAAATACGCCATCCATACCAGCTGCAGACATAATCAGAGTTCAATTGGAGCTTTTCTACAAATTCTTTGAGATAAGTTCAAAAGGGAGGGAATTGCTTACGATTGAGCCACCAGATATTGAGATCATTGGCGGATCGACTGCATTTGCGCAGACGCAAATGTAA
- a CDS encoding type II toxin-antitoxin system HicA family toxin, producing MAGWTINHIEGSHYIFIKEGSDIHLSMPVHRDRDLGVGPS from the coding sequence ATCGCAGGCTGGACAATAAATCATATTGAAGGCAGTCACTATATCTTTATCAAAGAAGGAAGCGACATCCATTTATCAATGCCTGTTCATAGAGATAGAGATCTTGGAGTTGGGCCTTCTTAA
- a CDS encoding type II toxin-antitoxin system HicB family antitoxin, whose translation MKLTVMLEPSEEGGFTVLFPALPGCISEGSTREEALKNIQEAIELYLEPVEDDLVLQSEAELLELVV comes from the coding sequence ATGAAGCTGACCGTGATGCTTGAACCAAGTGAGGAAGGAGGATTTACTGTGCTGTTTCCTGCCCTTCCCGGATGTATTAGCGAGGGGAGTACCCGCGAAGAGGCATTGAAAAACATTCAAGAAGCTATTGAATTGTATCTTGAACCTGTGGAAGATGACCTGGTACTGCAATCGGAAGCTGAACTTTTGGAGCTTGTGGTATGA
- a CDS encoding polyprenyl synthetase family protein, which produces MFSARDEYHLINKELAALVRDLPDSPLGEILSYVLSAPGKRVRPLILILSAEALGTPPAQSISAALAIELVHAASLVHDDILDHGIERRGSPSALERFGPEASLLAGDWLISRSIDLISGYSQPVIRAFSRACMDMSEGELMDLSCAGSPEDYYQCITRKTASLFSASAKIGGLISGAGEEDVARLESYGLHLGLGYQVLDDLEEFLGLDQGKSSQKTSVTLPKIYASRSSRSASHDTDSDAGFDADSDIGSDTANVVQMCIKVTDDHCNQAKSALQALNGDEEKKLQLREIVDEMTCRGLQRCRSQKSLC; this is translated from the coding sequence ATGTTCTCCGCCCGGGATGAGTACCATCTCATCAATAAAGAGCTTGCCGCACTGGTGAGGGACCTGCCCGATTCCCCTCTGGGGGAGATACTGAGCTATGTGCTTTCCGCGCCGGGAAAGAGGGTCAGGCCGCTCATTCTTATTCTCTCTGCAGAGGCTCTCGGCACCCCTCCTGCCCAGTCCATAAGCGCTGCTCTGGCCATTGAGCTGGTCCATGCTGCATCCCTGGTGCATGACGATATTCTGGATCATGGCATAGAGAGAAGGGGCTCGCCCAGTGCTCTGGAGCGTTTTGGTCCGGAGGCTTCGCTCCTGGCGGGCGACTGGCTCATCTCCAGGTCGATCGACCTGATATCCGGATACAGCCAGCCGGTGATAAGGGCGTTCTCCCGGGCCTGCATGGACATGTCCGAGGGGGAACTGATGGACCTCTCCTGCGCGGGCTCGCCTGAGGATTACTATCAGTGCATCACCAGAAAAACGGCCTCCCTCTTCTCCGCCTCGGCCAAGATCGGTGGGCTGATCAGCGGGGCAGGGGAAGAGGATGTGGCCAGGCTGGAGAGCTATGGGCTGCATCTGGGCCTGGGCTATCAGGTCCTCGATGACCTGGAGGAGTTCCTGGGCCTAGATCAGGGGAAGTCCTCCCAGAAGACCTCGGTCACCCTTCCCAAGATCTATGCCAGCCGAAGCTCTCGTTCAGCTTCTCATGATACCGATTCTGATGCTGGTTTTGATGCTGATTCGGACATTGGATCTGATACCGCCAACGTGGTGCAGATGTGCATAAAAGTCACCGATGATCACTGCAACCAGGCCAAAAGCGCCCTCCAGGCCCTGAATGGAGATGAAGAGAAAAAGCTCCAGCTCCGGGAGATAGTGGATGAGATGACCTGCCGGGGACTGCAAAGATGCAGATCGCAAAAAAGCCTCTGCTGA
- a CDS encoding IS1634 family transposase codes for MEMDVQSYLIGHLGIVAGSFDALNLADVIDRVLPKRGSRNLPHSVIIKAMILNGLGYTGQRLYLFPNFFKTIPTEKLLGKGICPTDLNDDVVGRTLDAIYKYGATELFNEISLHIMKQFSFGTQLLHADTTNFGVYGKYENDAPDSTDSIKITFGHAKDGRMDLKRFVLGMVTNQFGLPLFTEAYSGNKSDKKSLMEMIQKTQQAIDLDDDNFWVADSALYTEENIKLMGTETKWITHMPATVAEAQELLSSNLNMIPGSDPRYAFYATDINYGGVPQRAVVVWSKEMNERNEKTFERKIEKETIEAGKDLKKLMRKKFACIPDADNDLRLWQSSHPHHLLDNVRVVPVMEKAEKKRGRPKKDELLTASYMIQGEIKLNEEALIEARKNLGRFVLASNQVDLDPEVMLNYYKGQQAVERGFRFLKDKSFHVSEVYLKKEERIEALCMIMVLSLLIYSFAEWKLRQELKKTGQTVPNQLNKPTQRPTMRWVFEIFMGVIASAIMDGETIIKTVIHLSDPQKTILELLGSECKKYYVMG; via the coding sequence ATGGAGATGGATGTCCAATCTTACTTGATAGGCCACCTTGGCATTGTAGCAGGCTCATTCGATGCATTGAATCTCGCGGATGTAATTGATCGGGTTCTTCCAAAGAGAGGCTCGCGAAATCTTCCCCATTCAGTAATTATTAAAGCTATGATCCTGAATGGCTTGGGTTATACTGGTCAGCGACTTTACCTCTTTCCTAATTTTTTCAAGACAATCCCTACCGAAAAGCTACTTGGCAAAGGAATTTGTCCGACTGACCTCAATGATGATGTCGTTGGAAGGACACTCGATGCGATCTACAAATACGGTGCTACCGAGCTTTTCAATGAGATCTCTTTGCACATCATGAAACAATTTTCCTTTGGAACTCAACTGCTTCATGCAGACACAACAAACTTCGGAGTTTATGGAAAATATGAGAATGATGCACCAGACAGTACCGATTCTATTAAAATTACTTTTGGCCATGCCAAAGATGGTAGAATGGATCTGAAGAGGTTTGTCCTCGGCATGGTCACAAATCAGTTTGGCTTGCCTCTCTTCACTGAAGCTTACTCTGGGAACAAATCTGATAAGAAAAGCTTAATGGAGATGATACAAAAAACGCAACAAGCGATCGATTTAGATGATGATAATTTTTGGGTCGCTGATAGCGCTCTGTATACTGAAGAAAATATTAAACTAATGGGTACAGAAACAAAATGGATTACACATATGCCTGCTACGGTGGCAGAAGCTCAAGAGCTCCTCAGTTCCAACTTAAATATGATTCCTGGCAGCGATCCACGATACGCTTTTTATGCTACTGATATCAATTATGGCGGCGTCCCTCAGCGTGCAGTTGTTGTTTGGTCCAAAGAAATGAACGAGAGGAATGAAAAGACATTTGAGAGAAAAATAGAGAAAGAAACTATAGAAGCAGGAAAAGATCTCAAAAAGCTAATGAGAAAGAAATTTGCCTGCATACCGGACGCTGATAATGATTTGAGATTATGGCAATCCTCACATCCACATCATCTCCTCGATAATGTGCGGGTTGTGCCTGTTATGGAAAAAGCAGAAAAGAAACGAGGAAGACCGAAAAAAGATGAGCTTTTAACTGCGAGCTATATGATTCAGGGAGAAATTAAATTAAATGAAGAAGCTCTGATCGAAGCTCGCAAGAACTTAGGTCGATTCGTTTTAGCCAGTAATCAGGTCGATCTTGATCCCGAGGTTATGCTAAATTATTATAAAGGACAGCAAGCGGTGGAACGTGGATTCAGATTCTTGAAGGACAAAAGTTTCCATGTCTCTGAGGTCTATCTCAAAAAAGAGGAGAGAATAGAAGCACTTTGCATGATTATGGTGTTAAGTCTTCTAATATATTCATTTGCTGAATGGAAGCTCAGGCAAGAACTCAAGAAAACCGGCCAGACTGTGCCCAATCAGCTAAATAAACCAACACAGCGACCCACAATGCGCTGGGTCTTTGAGATTTTTATGGGCGTTATAGCATCGGCTATTATGGACGGTGAAACAATCATAAAAACAGTTATACATCTAAGCGATCCCCAGAAAACCATTCTGGAATTATTAGGTAGTGAGTGCAAAAAGTATTATGTGATGGGGTGA
- a CDS encoding radical SAM/SPASM domain-containing protein, with amino-acid sequence MQIAKKPLLKIEASADGTGEGIRLSARGPAALLAKPIIDQINKVFATEKSISSGPDRFIFSTWIPPAPSVAFDRMLNAQVGAMIRRPVPDQFSIAVVKACPNDCLHCSAPSRQGQILSSDVIKGAISQALDMGSYLVTFDGGEPMLRKDLPDLVSSVDQRAVATSFTSGYHLTLELARQLKEAGLYAVRISIDSPIEEQHDRFRGRKGAFQDALSGVRNALEAGLLVDLFMVTSPHNIDYLEDAFSLAAELGVQELSLYEIVAVGRWATHEDEVLTSGDVARLESFHKEKNRMEGPRVSALPYLLSPEMFGCFAGRRWIHVDGDGVALPCAYMPLGFGNIKEKSLEEIWREMTRYPWFKGKCSCQMRDPGFREAHKEILGK; translated from the coding sequence ATGCAGATCGCAAAAAAGCCTCTGCTGAAGATCGAGGCCTCGGCTGATGGAACGGGGGAAGGAATCCGTCTTTCTGCCCGCGGCCCGGCTGCCCTTCTGGCGAAACCGATAATCGACCAGATCAATAAGGTCTTTGCCACGGAGAAATCCATCAGCTCCGGCCCGGACAGGTTCATCTTTTCCACCTGGATTCCTCCCGCCCCAAGCGTTGCCTTCGACCGCATGCTCAATGCTCAGGTGGGGGCGATGATCCGCCGGCCGGTGCCCGACCAGTTCTCCATTGCGGTAGTGAAGGCCTGCCCCAACGATTGCCTGCACTGTTCCGCCCCCTCCCGTCAGGGGCAGATACTCTCAAGCGACGTGATCAAGGGGGCGATCTCCCAGGCCCTGGATATGGGCTCGTATCTGGTGACCTTCGACGGTGGAGAGCCCATGCTCCGTAAGGATCTGCCCGATCTGGTTTCTTCTGTCGACCAGCGAGCAGTGGCCACCAGCTTCACCAGCGGCTATCACTTAACTTTAGAGCTGGCCAGGCAGCTGAAAGAGGCGGGACTGTATGCGGTGAGGATTAGCATAGATAGCCCCATCGAAGAGCAGCACGACCGCTTCCGGGGGCGCAAAGGTGCTTTTCAGGACGCCTTATCCGGGGTTCGCAATGCCCTGGAAGCGGGCCTTTTGGTGGACCTGTTCATGGTGACCTCCCCCCACAATATCGATTATCTGGAGGATGCATTCAGTCTGGCTGCAGAGCTGGGGGTGCAAGAGCTATCCCTCTACGAGATTGTGGCTGTAGGCCGCTGGGCAACCCATGAGGATGAGGTGCTTACATCTGGGGATGTGGCCAGGCTGGAGAGCTTCCACAAGGAGAAGAACAGAATGGAGGGCCCCAGAGTCTCCGCACTGCCGTATCTGTTGAGCCCGGAGATGTTCGGCTGCTTTGCCGGGAGAAGATGGATTCATGTTGATGGAGACGGAGTGGCCCTGCCCTGCGCCTATATGCCTCTGGGCTTTGGAAACATCAAAGAGAAAAGCCTGGAAGAGATCTGGAGAGAGATGACCCGCTACCCCTGGTTCAAGGGGAAGTGCTCATGCCAGATGAGGGACCCCGGATTCAGGGAGGCGCATAAGGAGATACTGGGGAAGTAG
- a CDS encoding PqqD family protein, with protein MPQEIEYDQPAVATFSPLRSKDAEDPYRDLINNIGSILSERKLIKSEVVLPKKEKLVVNYPDYAFAHPIRLHPSCWVDDGDHLAGVHPKSSLPFFINSSGSIICRLCTGKNSIKEIQKELKEIWFSVADDVLLRDGLSFLMLLEEMNLIEFVGRKIEGTAH; from the coding sequence ATGCCGCAAGAGATCGAGTACGATCAACCCGCAGTCGCCACTTTTTCGCCTCTGAGGTCTAAGGATGCTGAAGATCCGTATAGAGATCTGATCAATAATATAGGTTCCATCTTAAGCGAAAGAAAGTTGATCAAAAGCGAGGTGGTATTGCCCAAAAAGGAGAAATTGGTGGTAAATTATCCGGACTACGCATTTGCTCATCCTATTCGCTTGCATCCCTCATGTTGGGTAGATGATGGAGATCATCTTGCAGGCGTACACCCTAAATCCAGTCTTCCCTTTTTTATTAACTCTTCTGGCTCAATCATTTGTCGCCTTTGCACAGGAAAAAATAGTATTAAAGAGATACAAAAAGAGCTCAAAGAAATCTGGTTTTCAGTTGCCGATGATGTATTATTAAGGGATGGACTATCCTTCCTGATGCTGCTGGAAGAGATGAATCTAATAGAATTTGTGGGGCGGAAAATTGAAGGTACTGCTCATTAA
- a CDS encoding type II toxin-antitoxin system HicA family toxin, with product MTKVPSLGYDQVVRALQRDGWIVVRQKRSHNRLQKHTSNDNEILKLTVPSHNPILRSTLSHILKQARLSVDQFIELL from the coding sequence ATGACCAAAGTTCCCAGCCTTGGATACGACCAAGTCGTGCGAGCGCTGCAGAGAGACGGTTGGATTGTAGTTAGGCAGAAAAGAAGTCATAACCGTCTCCAGAAGCACACCTCTAACGATAACGAAATTCTCAAGCTCACCGTCCCTTCACATAATCCCATTCTCCGTTCAACCCTTTCCCATATCCTAAAGCAAGCACGACTATCTGTTGATCAATTTATTGAATTGCTATAA
- a CDS encoding type II toxin-antitoxin system PemK/MazF family toxin yields the protein MPKGSIVLVHFPFTDLSSTKLRPALVLHEGHLDVTIAPMTTQRPDPPLPSDLLIRKGTLSFKATGLKEESWLLIDKIATLEKMFIEGILGKADDDLKRDVNAKLAECLMFNDVSAI from the coding sequence ATGCCTAAGGGAAGCATAGTTTTAGTTCACTTTCCTTTTACAGATCTCAGTTCCACAAAGCTGAGGCCTGCTTTAGTCCTTCATGAAGGACATTTGGATGTGACCATAGCCCCCATGACTACACAACGTCCAGATCCTCCATTGCCATCGGATTTGTTAATACGCAAAGGCACGCTCTCCTTCAAAGCAACAGGATTGAAAGAGGAGTCTTGGCTCCTAATCGACAAGATAGCGACCCTGGAGAAGATGTTCATTGAGGGCATACTCGGGAAAGCAGATGATGATCTCAAACGAGATGTAAATGCGAAATTGGCTGAATGCTTGATGTTCAACGACGTTTCTGCTATCTAG